The following are encoded together in the Streptomyces sp. NBC_01465 genome:
- a CDS encoding helix-turn-helix transcriptional regulator: MKGAGGWDALGVSDVDRGVYLQALRQPGAGPAGWAEALGLPSEVIQQAVHRLRGQGLLRTTSRAGSGLEAVEPQVAARAAIRQRLADVDRFAATVGALAEELTPEYERGRLRERPGSILEVVEGAEAAAARVGELIAGTEREACGIDVPPYISGRGQVIGAQRQLLRRKARFRALYATEALEAPQKLAEIMSSVADGEEARVLAQAPVKLLIIDGRTALLPLTVSEDERQYQSVIVNGSALVDALQTLFEALWRQAAPLRGRGQIPDLSLLREEGLLAADQELIELLGAGMTDEAIARHYGVSVRTLRRRVREIQDRLGSVGRFQAGVRAAQRGWL, from the coding sequence ATGAAGGGGGCGGGCGGCTGGGATGCGCTCGGGGTCTCGGATGTGGACCGGGGCGTCTATCTGCAGGCCCTGCGCCAGCCGGGGGCCGGGCCTGCGGGGTGGGCCGAGGCGCTCGGTCTGCCCTCGGAGGTGATCCAGCAGGCGGTGCACCGGCTGCGGGGTCAGGGGCTGCTGCGTACGACGTCCCGTGCGGGATCCGGGCTCGAGGCGGTGGAGCCGCAGGTCGCCGCGCGCGCCGCGATTCGCCAACGCCTCGCCGACGTCGACCGGTTCGCGGCCACCGTCGGAGCACTCGCCGAGGAGCTGACCCCCGAGTACGAGCGGGGGAGGCTGCGGGAGAGGCCCGGCTCGATCCTGGAGGTCGTGGAGGGAGCGGAAGCCGCTGCGGCGCGGGTGGGTGAGCTCATCGCGGGGACCGAGCGCGAGGCCTGCGGAATCGACGTACCGCCGTACATCTCGGGCCGCGGCCAGGTGATCGGTGCGCAGCGGCAACTCCTGCGGCGCAAGGCCCGGTTCCGTGCCCTGTACGCGACCGAGGCGCTCGAAGCCCCGCAGAAGCTCGCCGAGATCATGTCGTCGGTGGCGGACGGCGAGGAGGCCAGGGTGCTCGCTCAGGCGCCGGTGAAGCTGCTGATCATCGACGGGCGTACGGCCCTGCTGCCGCTCACCGTCAGCGAGGACGAGCGGCAGTACCAGTCGGTGATCGTGAACGGTTCGGCGCTGGTGGACGCCCTGCAGACGCTGTTCGAGGCGTTGTGGAGGCAGGCGGCGCCGTTGCGCGGGCGGGGGCAGATCCCCGATCTGTCACTGCTGCGGGAGGAGGGCCTGCTGGCGGCCGACCAGGAGTTGATCGAGCTGCTGGGCGCAGGGATGACGGACGAGGCGATCGCCCGGCACTACGGCGTCAGCGTCCGCACGCTGCGCCGCCGTGTCCGTGAGATCCAGGACCGGCTCGGCAGTGTGGGCCGTTTCCAGGCGGGGGTGCGGGCGGCGCAGCGCGGGTGGTTGTAG
- a CDS encoding TIGR03842 family LLM class F420-dependent oxidoreductase, giving the protein MDFGLVLQTDPPAAKVVELMQRAERNGFSHGWTFDSAVLWQEPFVIYSRILATTDHLIVGPMVTNPSTRTPEVTASTFATLNEMYGNRTICGIGRGDSAMRVAGRTPNTLARISDAMRIIRALGSGGEADLGGTTVRFPWAKEGTEVPVWMAAYGPKALKMTGEEADGFILQLADPYLTEWMVKAVRDAAAGAGRDPADVKICVAAPAYVTEDDSPEALAHARDQCRWFGGMVGNHVADLVTKYGAHSALVPEELTDYIKSREGYDYSHHGRTGNPDTAFVPDEIVDRFCLIGTAEAHIEKLKALRDLGVDQFALYNMQDEKESVIDTYGARIIPALA; this is encoded by the coding sequence ATGGACTTCGGACTCGTCCTGCAGACCGACCCGCCGGCCGCCAAGGTCGTCGAGCTGATGCAGCGTGCCGAGCGCAACGGCTTCAGCCACGGCTGGACCTTCGACTCGGCGGTGCTCTGGCAGGAGCCCTTCGTCATCTACAGCAGGATCCTCGCCACCACCGACCACCTGATCGTCGGCCCGATGGTCACCAACCCGAGCACACGCACGCCCGAAGTCACTGCCTCCACCTTCGCGACGCTCAACGAGATGTACGGCAACCGCACCATCTGCGGCATCGGCCGCGGCGACTCCGCCATGCGCGTCGCCGGCCGCACCCCCAACACCCTCGCCCGGATCAGCGACGCGATGCGCATCATCAGGGCGCTGGGCTCGGGCGGGGAGGCGGACCTCGGGGGCACGACCGTACGGTTCCCGTGGGCGAAGGAAGGGACCGAGGTCCCGGTGTGGATGGCGGCGTACGGGCCGAAGGCGCTGAAGATGACGGGGGAGGAGGCCGACGGCTTCATCCTCCAGCTGGCGGACCCGTATCTGACCGAGTGGATGGTCAAGGCGGTACGGGACGCGGCGGCGGGGGCGGGCCGCGACCCGGCCGACGTCAAGATCTGCGTGGCGGCCCCGGCGTACGTCACCGAGGACGACTCGCCCGAGGCGCTCGCGCACGCCCGCGACCAGTGCCGCTGGTTCGGCGGGATGGTCGGCAACCATGTCGCCGACCTGGTCACCAAGTACGGCGCGCACTCCGCGCTCGTCCCCGAGGAACTCACGGACTACATCAAGTCCCGTGAGGGGTACGACTATTCGCACCACGGCCGGACCGGAAACCCCGACACGGCCTTCGTTCCCGACGAGATCGTCGACCGCTTCTGCCTGATCGGCACGGCGGAGGCGCACATCGAGAAGCTGAAGGCCCTGCGCGACCTGGGCGTCGACCAGTTCGCCCTGTACAACATGCAGGACGAGAAGGAGTCGGTCATCGACACCTACGGCGCACGGATCATCCCCGCGCTCGCCTGA
- a CDS encoding NCS1 family nucleobase:cation symporter-1: MTDTEISSPSPVTDIPDGRYVNDDLRPVPESRRTWTTYNFVALWIGMAHCIPSWTLASGLVALGMDWKQAVLTIALANIIVLLPMLLTGHAGPKYGIPFPVLARASFGIRGANLPAMIRAAVACAWFGIQTWIGGQGIFVLLGKIFGGWADAGKVGGYPWTLWLCFVVFWVIELAIIYRGMDTLRRFENWAAPFVLVGAVVLLVWISHKAGGFGTLLDEPSKVGWGADFYKIFFPGLMGMIGFWSTLSLNIPDFTRFGKGQRAQVWGQTLGLPTTMTLFALMSVLVTSGSEKVYGAAIWDPVALAGKTDNTFGLLFALITVFVATISVNIAANVVSPAYDLANLAPKFINFRTGALITGVIGVVVMPWKLTSTPELYIFTWLGVVGGLLGTVAGILIADYWIVRRTVLDVADLYRSEGRYWYTGGWNWRAVTAFAVGGILAVGGSYSTVDAKGNKAGPFPADGLIPFLKPLADYGWAVGLGSSLVLYVALTWPRRTEGAASSHS, from the coding sequence ATGACCGACACCGAGATATCGTCCCCCTCCCCAGTCACCGACATCCCCGATGGCCGCTACGTCAACGACGACCTGCGCCCCGTCCCGGAATCCCGTCGCACCTGGACGACGTACAACTTCGTGGCCCTGTGGATCGGCATGGCCCACTGCATCCCGTCCTGGACCCTCGCCTCGGGCCTGGTCGCCCTCGGCATGGACTGGAAGCAGGCGGTCCTCACCATCGCCCTGGCCAACATCATCGTCCTGCTCCCCATGCTGCTCACCGGCCACGCGGGCCCCAAGTACGGCATCCCGTTCCCCGTCCTGGCCCGCGCCTCCTTCGGCATCCGCGGCGCCAACCTCCCCGCGATGATCCGTGCGGCCGTGGCCTGTGCCTGGTTCGGCATCCAGACCTGGATCGGCGGCCAGGGCATCTTCGTCCTGCTCGGCAAGATCTTCGGCGGCTGGGCGGACGCCGGGAAGGTCGGCGGCTACCCGTGGACCCTGTGGCTCTGCTTCGTCGTCTTCTGGGTGATCGAACTGGCCATCATCTACCGGGGAATGGACACCCTGCGCCGCTTCGAGAACTGGGCGGCGCCCTTCGTCCTCGTTGGCGCGGTGGTCCTGCTGGTCTGGATCTCCCACAAGGCGGGCGGCTTCGGCACCCTCCTCGACGAGCCCTCCAAGGTCGGCTGGGGCGCGGACTTCTACAAGATCTTCTTCCCGGGTCTGATGGGCATGATCGGCTTCTGGTCCACGCTGTCGCTGAACATCCCCGACTTCACCCGCTTCGGGAAGGGCCAGCGCGCCCAGGTCTGGGGCCAGACCCTGGGCCTGCCCACGACGATGACCCTCTTCGCGCTGATGTCGGTGCTCGTCACCTCGGGCTCGGAGAAGGTCTACGGTGCGGCGATCTGGGACCCGGTGGCGCTCGCGGGCAAGACCGACAACACGTTCGGCCTGCTCTTCGCCCTGATCACGGTGTTCGTCGCGACGATCTCCGTGAACATCGCGGCGAACGTCGTCTCGCCCGCGTACGACCTCGCCAACCTCGCCCCGAAGTTCATCAACTTCCGTACGGGCGCGCTGATCACGGGCGTGATCGGCGTCGTGGTGATGCCGTGGAAGCTGACCTCGACGCCCGAGCTGTACATCTTCACCTGGCTGGGTGTGGTCGGCGGTCTGCTGGGGACGGTCGCCGGAATCCTGATCGCGGACTACTGGATCGTCCGCCGTACGGTCCTCGACGTCGCCGACCTGTACCGCTCCGAGGGCCGCTACTGGTACACGGGCGGCTGGAACTGGCGGGCGGTCACGGCCTTCGCGGTCGGCGGGATCCTGGCGGTGGGCGGCTCGTACTCGACGGTCGACGCGAAGGGGAACAAGGCCGGTCCCTTCCCGGCCGACGGCCTGATCCCCTTCCTCAAACCCCTTGCCGACTACGGGTGGGCGGTCGGACTGGGGTCGTCGCTGGTGCTGTACGTGGCGCTGACGTGGCCGCGGCGAACGGAGGGTGCGGCTTCCTCCCACAGCTGA
- the hydA gene encoding dihydropyrimidinase, translated as MSRTVIRGGLVITAADEIHADVLIEDGTIAALATSGTEAAAAWTADRTIDATGKYVIPGGVDAHTHMEMPFGGTYAADTFETGTRAAAWGGTTTIVDFAIQSKGRSLREGLDAWHAKAASNCAVDYGFHMIVSDVNEDTLKEMDLLVDEGVTSFKQFMAYPGVFYSDDGQILRAMQRAADNGGLIMMHAENGIAIDVLVEQALARGETDPRYHGEVRKALLESEATHRAIKLAQVAGAPLYVVHVSAQEAVAELARARDEGLNVFGETCPQYLFLSTDNLAEPDFEGAKYVCSTPLRPKEHQAALWRGLRTNDLQVVSTDHCPFCFSGQKEMGRGDFSKIPNGMPGVENRMDLLHQGVVDGHISRRRWIEIACATPARMFGLYPKKGTIAPGADADIVLYDPQAEQVISADTHHMNVDYSAYEGKRLTGRVDTVLSRGELVITDREFTGRAGHGVYTPRSTCQYLI; from the coding sequence ATGAGCCGTACTGTCATCCGGGGCGGTCTGGTCATCACCGCCGCCGACGAGATCCACGCCGACGTCCTGATCGAGGACGGCACCATCGCCGCCCTCGCCACGAGCGGCACCGAAGCCGCCGCGGCCTGGACCGCCGACCGCACCATCGACGCGACGGGGAAGTACGTGATCCCCGGCGGAGTCGACGCGCACACCCATATGGAGATGCCGTTCGGCGGCACGTACGCGGCCGACACCTTCGAGACCGGGACCCGCGCGGCGGCCTGGGGCGGCACCACCACCATCGTCGACTTCGCGATCCAGTCCAAGGGCCGCTCGCTGCGCGAGGGCCTCGACGCCTGGCACGCGAAGGCGGCGTCGAACTGCGCCGTCGACTACGGCTTCCACATGATCGTCTCCGACGTCAACGAGGACACCCTGAAGGAGATGGACCTCCTCGTCGACGAGGGCGTCACCTCCTTCAAGCAGTTCATGGCCTATCCCGGCGTCTTCTACAGCGACGACGGCCAGATCCTGCGCGCCATGCAGCGTGCCGCCGACAACGGCGGGCTGATCATGATGCACGCCGAGAACGGCATCGCGATCGACGTCCTTGTCGAACAGGCCCTCGCACGCGGCGAGACCGACCCCCGCTACCACGGCGAGGTCCGCAAGGCGCTCCTGGAGTCCGAGGCCACCCACCGCGCCATCAAGCTGGCGCAGGTCGCGGGCGCACCGCTGTACGTCGTCCACGTATCGGCGCAGGAAGCGGTCGCCGAGCTGGCGCGCGCCCGCGACGAAGGCCTCAACGTCTTCGGGGAGACCTGCCCCCAGTACCTCTTCCTCTCCACCGACAACCTCGCCGAGCCGGACTTCGAGGGCGCGAAGTACGTCTGCAGTACGCCACTTCGCCCCAAGGAGCACCAAGCCGCCCTCTGGCGCGGACTGCGCACCAACGACCTCCAGGTGGTCTCCACCGACCACTGCCCCTTCTGCTTCAGCGGACAGAAGGAGATGGGCCGCGGCGACTTCTCCAAGATCCCCAACGGGATGCCGGGCGTCGAGAACCGCATGGACCTCCTCCACCAGGGCGTCGTCGACGGCCACATCAGCCGCCGCCGCTGGATCGAGATCGCGTGCGCCACACCGGCCAGGATGTTCGGCCTCTACCCGAAGAAGGGAACCATCGCACCGGGCGCCGACGCCGACATCGTCCTCTACGACCCGCAGGCGGAGCAGGTCATCTCCGCCGACACCCACCACATGAACGTCGACTACTCGGCCTACGAGGGCAAGCGCCTCACCGGCCGCGTGGACACGGTCCTCTCCCGCGGTGAACTCGTCATCACCGACCGGGAGTTCACCGGGCGTGCAGGACACGGGGTCTACACCCCGCGCTCCACCTGTCAGTACCTCATCTAG